A stretch of Lathyrus oleraceus cultivar Zhongwan6 chromosome 6, CAAS_Psat_ZW6_1.0, whole genome shotgun sequence DNA encodes these proteins:
- the LOC127092799 gene encoding NDR1/HIN1-like protein 10 yields MAQSQHHNRSRRCCCCLFSIIWKLIIAIIFIVGLIFLVLFLILQPRSFKFSVKEAKLTQFNYTPNTNTLHYNLVLNFTAHNPNKKLNIYYDAVEGHVSYHGTRFASTNITSWLNSFSIYSFRQYTKSTNPMNGVFSGQRVVFFDHDQVSDYERDVKEKVFHIDVKLYFRMRFRLGDFIFPDIKGNMKCGLDVPFASNGTKLVNAFEPTTCEVNF; encoded by the coding sequence ATGGCACAATCGCAACACCACAACCGTAGTAGAAGATGCTGTTGCTGCCTCTTCAGCATAATTTGGAAGCTTATCATAGCAATAATCTTCATCGTTGGTCTCATATTCCTCGTCTTATTCCTCATCCTCCAACCTCGATCCTTCAAATTCAGTGTCAAAGAAGCCAAACTCACCCAATTCAACTACACCCCCAACACAAACACCCTCCATTACAACCTTGTACTCAACTTCACCGCACATAACCCAAACAAAAAACTCAACATCTATTACGATGCAGTCGAGGGACACGTGTCCTATCACGGAACAAGGTTCGCTTCAACAAACATTACATCGTGGTTAAATTCGTTCAGTATATATTCGTTCCGTCAATACACGAAAAGCACGAATCCTATGAACGGTGTTTTTTCTGGGCAGCGTGTTGTGTTTTTTGACCATGATCAAGTTTCTGATTATGAACGTGATGTGAAAGAAAAGGTTTTTCATATTGATGTGAAATTATACTTTAGGATGAGGTTTAGGCTTGGTGATTTTATTTTTCCAGATATTAAGGGTAACATGAAATGTGGTCTTGATGTTCCTTTTGCTTCTAATGGGACTAAGCTCGTGAATGCATTTGAACCCACTACATGTGAAGTTAATTTTTAA